The Candidatus Rokuibacteriota bacterium genome has a segment encoding these proteins:
- a CDS encoding cbb3-type cytochrome c oxidase subunit I, translated as MAIHAAFMPAEALAAPRGLWSWLTTVDHKRIGILYGTSAFVFFLVGGIEALIMRLQLAAPDNTLVGAQRFNELFTMHGTTMVFLAIMPMSAAFFNYMIPLMIGARDVAFPRLNALSYWVFLSGALFLHASFLVGTAPDGGWFGYVTLTSKQFSPGQSIDFWVLGLQILGVSSLMAGFNFIVTIVNMRAPGMTLMRMPVFVWMSLVVQFLVVLAFPAITVALILLMFDRFFGTLFYAPAAGGDPLLWQHLFWLFGHPEVYILILPAMGIVSEVLPTFARKPLFGAPVVIYSGIMIGFFGFGVWSHHMFSVGMGPVADSAFSIATMLIAVPTGVKIFNWIGTLWAGAIRFTAALYFSLGFIAMFVMGGLSGVMHASPPVDLQQTDTYFVVAHFHYVLFGGSIFGLFSGAYYWWPKLTGRLLDERLGMLHFWLMLIGFNVTFFPMHYLGLIGMPRRIYTYAPDLGWNFWNLVST; from the coding sequence ATGGCGATACATGCGGCCTTCATGCCCGCCGAGGCCCTGGCGGCCCCCCGCGGCCTCTGGTCCTGGCTGACCACCGTGGACCACAAGCGCATCGGCATCCTGTACGGGACCAGCGCCTTCGTCTTCTTCCTGGTGGGGGGGATCGAGGCCCTGATCATGCGGCTGCAGCTCGCCGCGCCCGACAATACCCTGGTGGGGGCACAGCGGTTCAACGAGCTGTTCACGATGCACGGCACGACGATGGTGTTCCTGGCGATCATGCCGATGAGCGCCGCCTTCTTCAACTACATGATCCCGCTCATGATCGGCGCACGGGACGTGGCCTTCCCCCGGCTCAACGCCCTGTCATACTGGGTCTTCCTTTCCGGCGCCCTCTTCCTGCACGCGAGCTTCCTGGTGGGGACGGCGCCGGACGGCGGGTGGTTCGGCTACGTGACGCTCACCTCGAAGCAGTTCTCTCCCGGCCAGAGCATCGACTTCTGGGTGCTGGGGCTGCAGATCCTGGGCGTCTCCTCCCTCATGGCGGGCTTCAACTTCATCGTGACCATCGTCAACATGCGGGCGCCGGGCATGACCCTCATGCGGATGCCCGTGTTCGTCTGGATGAGCCTCGTCGTGCAGTTCCTGGTGGTCCTGGCCTTCCCGGCCATCACCGTGGCCCTCATCCTCCTCATGTTCGACCGGTTCTTCGGGACCCTCTTCTACGCGCCGGCGGCCGGCGGGGACCCCCTGCTCTGGCAGCACCTCTTCTGGCTCTTCGGGCACCCGGAGGTCTACATCCTGATCCTGCCGGCCATGGGCATCGTCTCCGAGGTGCTCCCGACCTTCGCCCGGAAGCCGCTCTTCGGGGCCCCCGTGGTGATCTACTCCGGGATCATGATCGGCTTCTTCGGCTTCGGCGTCTGGAGCCACCACATGTTCTCGGTGGGCATGGGGCCGGTGGCGGACTCGGCCTTCTCCATCGCCACCATGCTCATCGCCGTCCCCACGGGGGTGAAGATCTTCAACTGGATCGGCACGCTCTGGGCCGGCGCCATCCGGTTCACCGCGGCGCTCTACTTCTCCCTCGGCTTCATCGCCATGTTCGTCATGGGGGGCCTCTCCGGCGTCATGCACGCCTCGCCCCCGGTGGATCTCCAGCAGACGGACACCTACTTCGTGGTCGCCCACTTCCACTACGTGCTCTTCGGCGGGTCCATCTTCGGGCTCTTCTCGGGCGCGTACTACTGGTGGCCCAAGCTCACCGGCCGGCTGCTCGACGAGCGCCTGGGGATGCTGCACTTCTGGCTCATGCTGATCGGGTTCAACGTGACCTTCTTCCCCATGCACTACCTCGGCCTCATCGGCATGCCGCGGCGCATCTACACCTACGCCCCGGACCTCGGGTGGAACTTCTGGAACCTGGTGTCCAC